From Penaeus vannamei isolate JL-2024 chromosome 12, ASM4276789v1, whole genome shotgun sequence, the proteins below share one genomic window:
- the LOC138863614 gene encoding uncharacterized protein, with protein MVDDELLRPKHHFVSFVKLCVDFGFFEFASEEYQQISGFAIGSPLNGVIVIVPRRSCLHHTLTRLNSVQGKSQFTVEEEVDQKLPFLGTLIHRGDDGLRFSLYIKQINKEDYIHYSAHSNKTKSGVVIGFFLWSLRICSPEFLESIRLAILWQYSENLQHIRVQDTRHDTRQKQPEDNPNSAVYRIPCSGCDKAYFGETGRGFNTRINEHRADVRHHRASNAMAVHVDEPGHLPNWKEAEIIHGGTNKNRKSWKLHTSRRRIVVLVTLMTSFMALKALGINLCN; from the exons atggtagatgacgagcTTCTGCGGCCAAAACATCACTTCGTAAGCTTCGTGAAGTtatgtgtggacttcggcttcttcgaatTTGCAAGTGAAGAATATCAACAGATCAGCGGTTTTGCCATCGGCTCCCCTCTGA ATggtgtcatcgtcatcgtccccagaaggtcgtgtctacaccatacactgacgcggctgaactccgtccaagGGAAAagccagttcaccgtggaggaggaagtagatcagaagttacctttcctaggcactctgatccatcggggtgacgacggcctacggTTCTCTCTATACATAAAGCAGATTAATAAAGAAGATTACATCCACTACTCCGCCCacagtaataaaacaaaatctggcgttgtaattggcttctttctctggtcactgaggatctgcagccctgaattTCTTGAGTCTAT ACGATTAGCAATATTATGGCAATACAGTGAAAATCTCCAACACATCCGGGTACAAGATACACGACATGATACGAGACAAAAACAGCCTGAGGACAACCCCAACAGTgctgtatatcgcataccctgcagcggttgcgataaggcctactttggtgaaacgggacgaggcttcaacaccaggatcaacgaacatcgagccgacgtccgtcaccacagggcTTCCAACGCCATGGCGGTTCATGTAGATGAGCCTGGGCATCttccgaactggaaagaagcagAAATAATCCATGgaggaacaaacaaaaacagaaaatcatGGAAGCTGCACACATCGCGACGGAGAAT TGTGGTCCTTGTCACGCTGATGACCTCATTTATGGCCTTAAAAGCCTTGGGTATTAATTTGTGTAATTAA